A stretch of the Arthrobacter sp. PAMC 25486 genome encodes the following:
- a CDS encoding Rv3235 family protein yields the protein MSTAATSEGGLSTLLVIKPVTPPDIESAPEGNLVRLPQAAERVQRLQGGTSPARQGKAGSGRRTTGTVRRTAGKVAALDPGAVDQEIVELMSSRVAQAVLEVITGARSIQQLVRWLDTRCLSALTTRARLHAEAYKAASRRQSHDGDAENVSTLHHQPMVHSVHCSNVAPGIYETSVVMADATRFRAVAMRFEVNRGLWKVTALNIG from the coding sequence ATGAGCACCGCAGCCACCTCCGAAGGGGGCCTGTCCACATTGTTGGTGATCAAGCCTGTCACCCCACCGGATATCGAATCTGCTCCTGAGGGAAATCTGGTGAGACTGCCCCAAGCCGCTGAGCGCGTGCAGCGCCTGCAGGGCGGCACCAGCCCAGCCCGCCAAGGGAAGGCAGGCAGCGGGCGGAGGACCACGGGGACGGTGCGGCGGACGGCCGGCAAGGTTGCCGCCCTTGATCCTGGGGCAGTCGACCAGGAAATTGTGGAGCTCATGTCCTCCAGGGTTGCACAAGCCGTCCTGGAAGTGATCACCGGAGCCCGGTCGATCCAACAATTGGTGAGGTGGCTGGACACCAGGTGCCTGAGTGCCCTGACCACCCGCGCCCGGCTCCACGCTGAGGCCTACAAAGCCGCTTCACGACGCCAAAGCCACGACGGCGATGCCGAGAATGTGAGCACCCTGCACCACCAGCCCATGGTGCATTCGGTCCACTGCAGCAATGTTGCGCCGGGCATTTATGAAACCTCGGTGGTCATGGCCGATGCCACCCGTTTTCGCGCCGTGGCCATGCGCTTCGAGGTGAACCGGGGACTCTGGAAGGTCACCGCCCTGAACATCGGCTAG
- a CDS encoding LpqB family beta-propeller domain-containing protein, with the protein MGEVKRNQSSKEGQRNWPLIAWAMAAVVLFVLSGCATIPTSGPVGKSDPLPPRSNSINVNFQQFSPVDGASPESIIRGFVESGTGVNDDFQVARQYLTPGLAQSWAPDKRTLVYTDTFSVEPGAEKDSYNLTFEVVSTVDGTGVLTPAKQGTTERLAIVLVQVEGQWRISKAPDGLVLSEATFQTLFSPFSLYFYDPTFTYGVPDVRWLAGRSTRTSTSIVKAMLGGPAPYLKGAVVSAFPNGIALERDSVPVADGVARIGLTPGPLLETSVKQRQQMRAQMLTTLQKSLNTVTEVKFLADEREIDMGGPGDTASPMIVENAVPPTQVALAKNELVTFDGTKIAPIPDMVSVQELAPAVPAVSYSGGNFAFRAGAGNQIYSVVPGQQPVLAIAGVALTPPSFAPNGWLWSAAGDGSGTVIAIKPGDGGALGNPVVITVPWLVGQQVSTLRVSRDGTRALVISEANGVNRVSITGLFKTGDVPKELTEPLSLVHTGAPTLGVWAGESSVAVMAPSSTEPVTIQILDLARGPVEMDELAGVEWISAGSGVRNVHAQTASEFYSNVGNSWAVAAKELRQASFAG; encoded by the coding sequence ATGGGTGAAGTAAAGCGGAACCAATCGTCCAAGGAGGGGCAGCGGAACTGGCCGCTCATTGCCTGGGCGATGGCCGCCGTCGTACTTTTTGTGCTGAGCGGTTGCGCAACCATTCCCACCAGCGGACCGGTGGGCAAGAGCGACCCCCTGCCACCGCGCAGCAACTCGATCAACGTCAACTTCCAGCAATTTTCGCCCGTGGACGGCGCCTCACCGGAGAGCATCATTCGAGGGTTCGTTGAATCCGGCACCGGCGTCAACGACGATTTTCAGGTGGCACGGCAGTACCTGACGCCTGGCCTGGCGCAATCGTGGGCCCCGGACAAGCGAACGTTGGTGTACACGGATACCTTTTCGGTGGAGCCGGGCGCGGAAAAGGACTCCTACAATCTCACCTTTGAGGTGGTGTCCACGGTGGACGGCACGGGTGTGCTGACGCCGGCGAAACAGGGCACCACGGAGCGTCTGGCTATAGTTTTGGTGCAGGTTGAGGGGCAGTGGCGCATCTCCAAGGCGCCGGACGGGCTGGTGCTTTCGGAGGCAACCTTCCAAACACTTTTCAGCCCGTTCTCGCTGTATTTTTACGATCCCACCTTCACCTACGGCGTTCCGGATGTCAGATGGCTGGCGGGGCGTTCCACGCGCACGTCAACCAGTATTGTCAAGGCCATGCTGGGCGGCCCTGCACCGTACCTGAAGGGCGCCGTGGTCAGCGCCTTCCCCAACGGGATCGCGCTGGAACGCGACTCGGTGCCCGTCGCCGACGGTGTGGCCAGGATCGGTTTGACGCCCGGCCCCCTGCTGGAAACGAGCGTCAAGCAACGCCAGCAGATGCGCGCGCAGATGCTCACCACGTTGCAAAAAAGCCTCAACACCGTCACCGAGGTGAAGTTCCTGGCCGATGAGCGGGAAATTGACATGGGCGGCCCCGGCGACACTGCCAGCCCCATGATTGTTGAGAATGCGGTCCCGCCCACCCAGGTTGCCCTGGCCAAAAATGAGCTTGTCACCTTTGATGGGACGAAGATCGCGCCCATCCCCGACATGGTCTCAGTGCAGGAACTGGCCCCTGCCGTCCCCGCCGTGTCTTATTCGGGCGGCAACTTTGCGTTCCGGGCGGGTGCCGGCAACCAGATTTACTCTGTTGTGCCCGGCCAGCAGCCCGTCCTGGCCATTGCCGGTGTGGCGCTGACCCCGCCGTCGTTTGCCCCGAACGGCTGGCTGTGGTCCGCGGCCGGGGACGGCTCCGGGACGGTGATCGCCATCAAACCGGGCGACGGCGGTGCCCTCGGCAATCCTGTTGTCATCACGGTTCCGTGGCTGGTTGGCCAGCAGGTCAGTACGCTGCGGGTCTCCCGCGACGGCACCCGGGCTCTGGTCATTTCGGAGGCCAACGGGGTGAACAGGGTCAGCATCACAGGACTGTTCAAGACGGGGGACGTGCCGAAGGAACTCACCGAACCGCTCAGCCTGGTGCACACCGGTGCGCCCACACTGGGGGTGTGGGCGGGTGAGTCGAGCGTGGCCGTCATGGCACCGTCGTCCACCGAGCCGGTGACCATCCAGATCCTGGACCTGGCCAGGGGGCCCGTGGAGATGGATGAGCTGGCGGGCGTTGAATGGATCAGCGCCGGGTCGGGCGTGCGCAACGTGCACGCCCAAACCGCGTCCGAATTCTATTCAAATGTTGGCAACAGCTGGGCTGTGGCGGCCAAGGAGCTGCGGCAGGCCTCGTTCGCTGGCTAG
- the secA gene encoding preprotein translocase subunit SecA — MPSLLERVLRTGDRKTLKRLNVLADAIDSLEDSFQTFTDAELREETDKLKGRHEDGESLDDLLPEAFAAVREASSRTLGLRHFRVQLMGGAALHLGNIAEMKTGEGKTLVATAPAYLNALSGKGVHVVTVNDYLAQYQSDLMGRVFRFLGQSTGCIVSNQDPAHRRAQYAADITYGTNNEFGFDYLRDNMAWSKDELVQRGHNFAIVDEVDSILIDEARTPLIISGPASGDANRWYGEFAKVVLRLNIDEDYEVDEKKRTVGVLEDGIEKVEDYLGITNLYESANTPLIGFLNNAIKAKELFKRDKDYVIMDGEVLIVDEHTGRILAGRRYNEGMHQAIEAKEGVEIKAENQTLATVTLQNYFRLYGKLSGMTGTAETEASEFMGTYSLGVVPIPTNKPMQRADQSDLVYKNEVVKFDAVVADIAERHETGQPVLVGTTSVEKSEYLSKKLSEAGVKHEVLNAKNHAREAAIVAQAGRRGSVTVATNMAGRGTDIMLGGNAEFNAVAELAARGLDPEENAEEYEAAWDEAFAEAKLAVKDEHEAVLQAGGLYVLGTERHESRRIDNQLRGRSGRQGDPGESRFYLSLTDDLMRLFNSGAAERLMSRSSMPDDVALESKLVSKAIASAQGQVEGRNAEQRKNVLKYDDVLNRQREAIYSDRRRILEGGDLHEKVQHFLEDTVNEIIDASLSSGHAGEYDFTTLWGNLRTIYPVTVTVDEIAEEVGGEGRITAEHLKTELLSDARVAYQEREAALGSETMRELERRVVLSVVGRKWQEHLYEMDYLKEGIGLRAMAQRDPLVEYQREGYEMFQSMMAGIREESVGFLFNLEVEVENAPAATVGVVAEQPSALMDRVAGAGAGAPAGSEHVHAAPRISAPGLEAPAKPAQLQFTAPDAQGDAETHVERRSTDGMPPSAKRPANKGAKKKKKR, encoded by the coding sequence GTGCCATCACTTCTTGAGCGGGTCCTTCGCACAGGCGATCGCAAGACGCTTAAACGACTCAACGTCCTTGCCGACGCCATTGATTCGCTGGAAGATTCATTCCAGACGTTCACCGACGCCGAGCTGCGCGAGGAAACAGACAAGCTCAAGGGCCGCCATGAAGACGGCGAGTCGCTGGATGATCTGCTCCCCGAAGCCTTTGCCGCCGTGCGTGAAGCATCATCGCGTACCCTGGGCCTGCGCCATTTCCGTGTGCAGCTCATGGGCGGCGCGGCCCTGCACCTGGGCAACATTGCCGAAATGAAAACCGGTGAAGGAAAGACCCTGGTGGCCACGGCCCCCGCCTACCTGAACGCACTCAGCGGCAAGGGTGTCCACGTGGTCACGGTCAACGACTATCTGGCCCAGTACCAGTCGGACCTGATGGGGCGCGTGTTCCGGTTCCTTGGCCAGAGCACCGGCTGCATTGTGTCCAACCAGGACCCGGCACACCGCCGCGCCCAGTACGCTGCCGACATCACCTACGGCACCAACAACGAGTTTGGGTTCGATTACCTGCGTGACAACATGGCCTGGAGCAAGGACGAACTGGTCCAGCGCGGGCACAACTTTGCCATTGTCGATGAAGTTGACTCGATCCTCATCGACGAAGCCCGTACACCGCTGATCATTTCCGGCCCGGCCTCCGGAGACGCCAACCGCTGGTACGGCGAATTTGCCAAGGTTGTGCTGCGCCTGAACATTGACGAGGATTACGAAGTCGACGAGAAGAAGCGCACCGTGGGCGTGCTCGAGGACGGCATTGAAAAGGTTGAGGACTACCTCGGCATCACCAACCTTTACGAGTCCGCCAACACCCCGCTGATCGGCTTCCTGAACAACGCCATCAAGGCCAAGGAACTGTTCAAGCGCGACAAGGACTACGTCATCATGGACGGCGAAGTCTTGATCGTTGACGAGCACACCGGCCGCATCCTGGCCGGGCGCCGCTACAACGAGGGCATGCACCAGGCCATCGAAGCGAAGGAAGGTGTGGAGATCAAGGCTGAGAACCAGACCTTGGCCACCGTGACCTTGCAGAACTACTTCCGCCTGTACGGCAAGCTTTCCGGCATGACGGGCACGGCCGAGACTGAGGCGTCCGAATTCATGGGCACCTACTCCCTCGGTGTTGTCCCGATCCCGACGAACAAGCCCATGCAGCGCGCGGACCAATCGGACCTTGTCTACAAGAACGAGGTCGTGAAGTTCGATGCCGTTGTGGCGGACATCGCCGAACGTCACGAAACCGGGCAGCCGGTCCTGGTGGGCACAACCAGTGTTGAGAAGAGCGAGTACCTCTCCAAGAAGCTGTCCGAAGCCGGCGTTAAGCATGAGGTTTTGAACGCCAAGAATCACGCACGTGAAGCCGCCATCGTGGCACAGGCGGGCCGTCGCGGCTCCGTCACGGTTGCCACGAACATGGCCGGCCGAGGCACGGACATCATGCTCGGCGGCAACGCCGAGTTCAACGCCGTTGCCGAGCTCGCCGCCCGCGGACTGGACCCGGAGGAGAACGCGGAAGAATACGAGGCCGCCTGGGACGAGGCATTCGCGGAAGCCAAACTGGCCGTCAAGGACGAGCACGAGGCCGTGCTGCAGGCCGGTGGGCTCTATGTCCTGGGCACCGAGCGGCACGAATCCCGCCGCATCGACAACCAGCTCCGCGGCCGTTCCGGACGTCAGGGCGACCCCGGCGAGTCCCGGTTCTACCTCTCACTGACCGACGACCTGATGCGCCTGTTCAACTCGGGTGCTGCCGAGCGCCTCATGTCACGCTCCTCCATGCCGGACGATGTGGCCCTGGAATCCAAGCTCGTATCCAAGGCCATCGCGTCGGCACAGGGCCAGGTAGAGGGCCGCAACGCCGAGCAGCGCAAGAACGTCCTCAAGTACGACGACGTCCTGAACCGCCAGCGCGAAGCCATCTACAGTGACCGTCGCCGCATCCTCGAAGGTGGAGACCTGCACGAAAAGGTCCAGCACTTCCTGGAAGACACCGTCAACGAGATCATTGACGCCTCGCTGAGCTCCGGACACGCAGGCGAATACGATTTCACCACCCTGTGGGGCAACCTGCGCACCATCTACCCGGTGACCGTGACAGTGGATGAAATCGCCGAAGAGGTGGGCGGCGAAGGCCGGATCACCGCCGAACATCTCAAGACCGAGCTGCTCTCAGACGCCCGCGTCGCCTACCAGGAACGTGAAGCCGCACTTGGTTCTGAGACCATGCGCGAGCTGGAACGCCGCGTGGTGCTCTCCGTGGTGGGCCGCAAATGGCAGGAACACCTCTACGAGATGGATTACCTGAAGGAAGGCATCGGCCTGCGGGCCATGGCACAGCGTGATCCCCTGGTGGAATACCAGCGTGAAGGCTATGAAATGTTCCAGTCCATGATGGCCGGCATCCGCGAGGAAAGCGTTGGATTCCTGTTCAACCTTGAAGTTGAAGTTGAGAACGCACCTGCAGCCACCGTGGGTGTCGTGGCCGAACAGCCCTCGGCCCTGATGGACCGCGTAGCAGGAGCAGGAGCCGGAGCCCCAGCCGGATCAGAGCATGTGCACGCGGCCCCACGGATCTCGGCCCCCGGCCTGGAGGCCCCAGCCAAGCCGGCCCAGCTTCAGTTCACCGCGCCCGACGCCCAGGGTGACGCGGAGACGCATGTTGAGCGCCGCAGCACCGACGGCATGCCGCCATCGGCCAAGCGCCCGGCAAACAAGGGTGCCAAGAAGAAGAAAAAGCGCTAG
- a CDS encoding ComF family protein — MNTEDTTGGPGTLVPHFPSHRARASSPWLRAWLWGERAWQDFLHLVMPADCVVCGAEDHTLCPACSAALRRQTAQPFRAERFADALVGVLGEPYLPVLAAGHYRDAFAATILGFKNHGRTELSAPLGRCLARALDQVPEQLKQRPSASEPPQAPALWLVPIPSTGSGWRRRGYDPVALLLESLVKEGRLPSGVVIAPILGSKVKAPWRRHHQKGLGRAARRRNVRNTMKIKRRRGRRFRLLANPNGQAVLLLDDVLTTGSTLREAARTLEKAGFLVRGAVVLAAARAPEKGIVNEPR, encoded by the coding sequence ATGAACACGGAAGACACGACGGGCGGGCCAGGCACTCTGGTGCCCCATTTTCCGTCGCACAGGGCACGTGCCAGCTCCCCGTGGCTGAGAGCATGGCTCTGGGGTGAACGCGCATGGCAGGATTTCCTCCACCTGGTGATGCCAGCCGACTGCGTTGTGTGTGGTGCCGAGGACCACACCTTGTGCCCTGCCTGTTCGGCCGCTCTGCGCCGCCAAACAGCACAGCCCTTCCGGGCTGAACGGTTTGCAGATGCACTCGTAGGCGTGTTGGGTGAACCGTACCTGCCGGTGCTTGCGGCAGGACACTATCGGGATGCGTTTGCAGCCACCATTTTGGGCTTCAAAAACCACGGCCGCACCGAATTATCGGCGCCCTTGGGCCGCTGCCTGGCCCGGGCCCTCGACCAGGTGCCTGAGCAACTGAAACAAAGGCCCTCGGCGAGTGAACCGCCGCAGGCGCCAGCCCTGTGGCTGGTTCCGATTCCCAGCACGGGAAGCGGCTGGCGGCGGCGCGGCTACGACCCGGTGGCCTTGCTCTTGGAGTCTCTCGTGAAGGAAGGGAGGCTCCCGTCCGGGGTGGTCATTGCCCCCATTTTGGGCAGCAAGGTGAAAGCGCCGTGGCGCCGCCACCACCAGAAGGGGCTGGGCAGGGCTGCACGCCGGCGCAACGTCCGTAACACAATGAAAATCAAGCGCCGCAGGGGCCGCAGATTTCGGCTCCTGGCGAACCCTAATGGCCAAGCCGTGCTGTTGCTCGATGACGTCCTCACCACCGGGTCAACCCTGCGAGAAGCCGCCAGAACACTGGAGAAGGCGGGGTTTCTGGTCCGTGGTGCAGTGGTCCTGGCAGCCGCCCGGGCACCGGAAAAAGGCATCGTCAACGAGCCCCGATGA
- a CDS encoding helix-turn-helix domain-containing protein, whose protein sequence is MPRFLTLADVAEQLQISAAACYALVHSGELPAFQIGGRGQWRVDAAKFEQFIDDRHAAARAMLADHPTPAAKP, encoded by the coding sequence ATGCCTCGATTCCTGACATTGGCCGACGTTGCCGAGCAGCTGCAAATTTCTGCGGCTGCCTGCTACGCCTTGGTCCACAGCGGCGAATTGCCCGCCTTCCAGATTGGCGGCCGCGGACAGTGGCGCGTGGACGCAGCAAAATTTGAGCAGTTCATTGACGACCGCCATGCCGCAGCACGTGCCATGCTGGCCGATCATCCAACGCCGGCCGCCAAGCCTTAG
- the raiA gene encoding ribosome-associated translation inhibitor RaiA, with protein MEFMITGRNLSVSDRFREYAGEKLTKIEQLANKVQRVDVKVSKETKARTAETPLTVELTVLGRGPVIRAEAAASDKFAAFDLAYGKLLERLRRAKDKKKVHHGRHAPVAVNEATGSLPPVSSSEPIYAQTAPEAAEAKLPYEIENDIPAGDSPVLIRRKVFPATALTLDDAVDNMEMVGHDFYLFIDSSTGVPSVVYRRKGWTYGVISLDDNPDSAEEISAYRSPDEPARV; from the coding sequence ATGGAGTTCATGATCACCGGTCGCAACTTGAGCGTTTCGGACCGATTCCGCGAATATGCTGGCGAGAAACTCACAAAAATCGAGCAATTGGCCAACAAGGTCCAGCGTGTCGATGTGAAGGTTTCCAAGGAGACCAAAGCCCGCACAGCAGAAACCCCACTCACCGTCGAGCTGACGGTTCTGGGCCGGGGTCCGGTGATCCGTGCGGAAGCTGCCGCATCGGACAAGTTTGCTGCTTTTGATCTGGCTTACGGAAAGCTGTTGGAGCGGCTCCGCAGGGCCAAGGACAAGAAGAAAGTCCACCATGGCAGGCACGCCCCCGTGGCCGTCAACGAAGCCACAGGTTCCCTGCCGCCCGTGAGCAGTTCTGAGCCGATCTACGCCCAGACCGCTCCCGAAGCGGCTGAAGCGAAGCTGCCGTACGAGATTGAAAACGACATCCCGGCCGGAGATTCACCAGTGCTCATCCGTCGCAAGGTTTTCCCTGCAACGGCGCTGACCCTGGATGACGCCGTGGACAACATGGAAATGGTGGGCCACGACTTCTACCTCTTCATCGATTCCTCCACAGGGGTCCCTTCAGTGGTGTACCGCCGCAAGGGCTGGACGTACGGAGTCATCTCCCTCGATGACAACCCGGACTCTGCCGAGGAAATCTCCGCCTACCGTTCACCGGATGAGCCGGCCCGCGTGTAG
- a CDS encoding LysM peptidoglycan-binding domain-containing protein has product MRRQMWADLAMSVAILVLGASLVFSGYSLLHLRWSSSGAAAPLDLPELLAVAAVGSGIALLAWWLLAWFCAFLSAVAQQLGAVKLASASGACAPAFMRRVVITVLGLNLLAAPLANAAETPAVDPLWHADTVATAPASPEVGASAGDGVGAPAGGGSGDVLPSVDTDAVAPQWVPTTAETAPDFLISPGRRGAQSVGEIERGREDSASNIPFQPQPVISSELDVVVKNGDSLWSIVAAALGPYASDVDVAMNWPSWYRTNRDTIGADPNVILPGQILHAPAGP; this is encoded by the coding sequence ATGAGACGGCAAATGTGGGCGGACCTGGCCATGAGCGTGGCCATTCTTGTGCTTGGCGCCTCGCTGGTCTTCAGCGGCTATTCGCTCCTTCACCTGCGGTGGAGCAGCTCCGGCGCGGCAGCACCACTGGATCTGCCCGAATTGCTCGCAGTAGCAGCTGTCGGGAGCGGCATCGCATTGTTGGCGTGGTGGCTGCTGGCCTGGTTCTGTGCGTTCCTGTCCGCCGTTGCCCAGCAGCTGGGAGCCGTCAAACTTGCCAGCGCCAGTGGGGCCTGCGCCCCGGCTTTCATGCGCAGGGTGGTCATCACGGTGCTCGGCCTGAACCTGCTCGCCGCCCCACTGGCCAACGCCGCCGAAACCCCCGCCGTTGATCCGTTGTGGCACGCCGACACCGTAGCCACCGCGCCAGCCAGCCCCGAGGTTGGGGCGTCGGCGGGTGATGGAGTTGGGGCACCGGCGGGTGGCGGCAGCGGCGACGTCCTTCCGTCGGTCGACACTGATGCTGTGGCTCCCCAATGGGTTCCCACAACTGCCGAAACCGCACCCGACTTCCTCATTAGCCCCGGCCGCCGTGGTGCGCAAAGTGTCGGTGAGATTGAGCGCGGGAGGGAGGATTCGGCGTCGAACATCCCATTCCAACCACAGCCAGTCATCAGCAGCGAGCTCGATGTGGTGGTGAAAAACGGTGACAGTTTATGGAGCATCGTCGCCGCTGCGCTGGGTCCCTACGCCAGCGACGTTGACGTTGCCATGAACTGGCCAAGTTGGTACAGGACCAACCGAGACACCATAGGCGCCGATCCCAACGTGATTCTGCCGGGTCAGATCCTGCACGCACCGGCGGGCCCCTAG
- a CDS encoding winged helix-turn-helix domain-containing protein, giving the protein MGATLSLPQARRIALKAQGLAGIRPVQPVTAREVGRIFAQIQLVQIDSVNVLSRSHYLPFFSRLGNYDTSIVNALAGSAPRKMMEYWAHEASLIRPSHFHDLRQWQNRRWVGSASMETGLRDALERDIVAVLAHSKPLTAREIKARIGHQETVVKDEWGWNWSAVKRTVEGLFERGIVGAASRNDQFERRYALIDKVLPVQERLLWEPGQKMDDDGRQEALVRLVAAAAKAHGVGTARCFGDYFRLPLKETATAVAQLVDTGELQPVCVTGWPEPTYLHASASLPRKSAARALLSPFDSLVFERRRLQALFNFHYRLEIYTPEEKRKFGYYVLPFLLGENIVARVDLKADRRNGILLVRGAFAEADAPPETAHHLASELGLMARWLGLGDVVVLEHGDLSAKLAGEAKNWQ; this is encoded by the coding sequence ATGGGTGCAACGCTGAGCCTCCCGCAGGCACGGCGCATTGCACTCAAAGCTCAAGGACTTGCAGGAATCCGGCCCGTCCAACCCGTCACAGCACGGGAGGTGGGCCGGATTTTTGCCCAAATCCAGCTGGTCCAGATCGACTCGGTCAACGTACTTTCACGAAGCCACTACCTGCCGTTCTTTTCCAGGCTCGGCAACTACGACACCTCAATAGTCAATGCCTTGGCCGGCAGCGCACCCCGGAAAATGATGGAATATTGGGCCCACGAGGCAAGCCTGATCCGGCCCTCGCACTTCCATGACCTGAGGCAATGGCAGAACCGCCGCTGGGTGGGCTCCGCATCAATGGAGACAGGGCTGCGGGACGCGCTGGAACGAGACATCGTAGCTGTCCTGGCCCACAGCAAACCGCTCACCGCCCGGGAGATCAAAGCCAGAATTGGCCACCAGGAAACCGTCGTCAAAGACGAATGGGGATGGAACTGGAGCGCCGTCAAGCGCACGGTGGAAGGCCTGTTTGAGCGGGGTATCGTGGGGGCTGCCTCACGCAATGACCAATTTGAGCGCAGATACGCCCTGATCGACAAGGTCCTGCCGGTGCAGGAACGCCTGTTGTGGGAGCCCGGTCAAAAGATGGACGACGACGGCCGGCAGGAAGCGCTGGTCAGGCTGGTCGCCGCTGCGGCAAAGGCCCACGGTGTTGGTACTGCGCGCTGCTTCGGGGACTACTTCAGGCTGCCGCTGAAGGAAACTGCCACGGCGGTCGCACAGCTCGTGGACACGGGGGAACTGCAACCGGTCTGTGTGACCGGCTGGCCGGAGCCCACCTATCTCCACGCATCAGCCAGCCTGCCGAGAAAATCTGCGGCGCGGGCGCTGCTGAGTCCCTTCGACTCCCTCGTGTTTGAACGCCGCAGGCTTCAAGCACTGTTCAATTTTCATTACCGGTTGGAGATCTACACGCCGGAAGAGAAGCGAAAGTTCGGATATTACGTGCTGCCGTTTCTGCTGGGCGAGAACATCGTAGCCCGCGTGGATCTCAAAGCGGACAGGCGCAACGGCATCTTGTTGGTCCGCGGTGCCTTTGCCGAAGCCGATGCGCCACCGGAGACCGCCCATCACCTGGCCAGCGAGCTGGGATTGATGGCCCGTTGGCTGGGACTTGGTGACGTCGTCGTACTTGAACATGGCGACCTGTCCGCGAAACTGGCGGGCGAAGCAAAAAACTGGCAGTGA